A region from the Rheinheimera mangrovi genome encodes:
- a CDS encoding GGDEF domain-containing protein, translating into MIGCYLGMVYLLRRHDKSFLLWAVACFVFVAGGCAAGARNYIDQPLITYLLADLLLLLSPALVVLGLVLFLRGQLSARSKQQAALLLTLYLLPLSMLHQVNNASSALTSFGIAVIFMYAIVLLKHARLTPVFPVYVLQLFFALHAGLMLLQVGLVLPLIGEDSRAFSLPSLQWVLLGHVLLTTSTGLMLPLLSFSLTENQLLRLSELDDLTQLLNRREFLKRANLTLSQSRRQQHSVVVLMIDLDHFKQINDKWGHAIGDLALKKVADLLKVGLRTSDLIGRLGGEEFAVLMPNTSAEQAALIGQRLCDRIAHQAWEIEARPVKLTVSVGGASCVTALRDLKELLVDADNALYQAKAQGRNRIIFGPESE; encoded by the coding sequence ATGATTGGCTGCTATTTGGGCATGGTGTATTTGCTACGGCGCCATGATAAAAGCTTTCTGCTCTGGGCTGTTGCCTGTTTTGTGTTTGTGGCCGGTGGTTGTGCTGCTGGTGCAAGAAACTATATAGACCAACCCCTCATTACCTATTTGCTGGCCGATCTGTTGTTGCTGCTTTCTCCGGCTTTGGTCGTCCTGGGACTGGTGTTATTTTTGCGCGGCCAACTCAGTGCCAGATCCAAACAGCAAGCGGCCTTGTTATTGACCTTATATCTGTTGCCACTGAGTATGTTGCATCAGGTCAATAATGCCTCATCAGCACTGACCTCCTTTGGCATCGCAGTCATATTTATGTATGCGATAGTACTGTTGAAACATGCCCGGTTAACGCCGGTATTTCCGGTGTATGTGCTGCAATTATTTTTCGCTCTGCATGCAGGCTTAATGCTGCTTCAGGTTGGCCTGGTTTTGCCTTTGATCGGCGAAGACAGCAGGGCTTTTAGTTTGCCCAGCCTGCAATGGGTCTTGTTGGGTCATGTGCTGTTAACCACGAGCACAGGACTAATGTTGCCGTTATTGTCATTTTCCCTGACTGAAAACCAATTGCTTCGGCTGTCAGAGCTGGATGATTTAACTCAGTTGCTTAACCGCCGTGAATTTTTAAAACGGGCTAATTTAACCTTGTCACAGAGCAGACGCCAGCAACACAGTGTGGTTGTGCTGATGATTGACCTGGATCATTTCAAGCAAATTAACGACAAATGGGGCCATGCTATTGGTGATCTGGCGCTGAAAAAAGTAGCTGATTTACTCAAAGTAGGGCTTCGCACTTCAGATTTAATCGGCCGTTTAGGTGGTGAAGAGTTTGCTGTACTGATGCCCAACACCAGCGCAGAACAGGCGGCCTTAATTGGCCAACGTTTATGTGACCGTATTGCGCATCAAGCCTGGGAAATTGAAGCCAGGCCGGTGAAACTCACTGTCAGTGTTGGAGGAGCCAGTTGCGTCACGGCACTACGGGACTTAAAAGAACTGCTGGTCGATGCGGATAACGCTTTGTATCAAGCCAAAGCCCAGGGGCGTAACCGCATCATCTTTGGTCCTGAGTCTGAATAA
- a CDS encoding cyclic nucleotide-binding domain-containing protein translates to MSYTNKLRLMEILARIPLFKDLQPADRELILQMPKAFESYSQGQALIKEGGYEPFFYIILSGQALVYHRQHQIGQLMPSQFVGEVGFICNEPRSATVIAETDMVLMKIDSDSFLRLPDRVQSAIKDKIIFGLTQRVAQLSERLIELDGVLPEPRLPSIDEEIQRSNEDPRA, encoded by the coding sequence ATGAGCTACACCAATAAATTGCGATTAATGGAAATTCTGGCCAGGATCCCGTTGTTTAAAGATCTGCAGCCAGCTGACAGAGAACTGATATTGCAAATGCCTAAAGCCTTTGAGTCATACAGTCAGGGCCAGGCGTTGATTAAAGAAGGCGGCTACGAGCCATTTTTTTATATCATTTTATCTGGACAGGCGCTGGTTTATCACCGGCAACACCAAATTGGGCAATTAATGCCAAGTCAATTTGTCGGTGAGGTCGGCTTTATTTGTAACGAGCCTCGCAGCGCAACAGTGATTGCCGAAACCGATATGGTGCTGATGAAGATTGACAGCGATAGCTTCTTAAGGTTACCAGACAGGGTGCAGTCAGCCATTAAAGACAAGATTATTTTTGGTCTGACACAAAGAGTGGCGCAGTTGAGTGAGCGACTGATTGAACTTGATGGGGTATTACCAGAGCCCCGATTACCCTCGATTGATGAGGAAATACAACGGAGTAATGAAGATCCACGGGCATAA